One part of the Prochlorococcus marinus str. MIT 9313 genome encodes these proteins:
- a CDS encoding glucose-6-phosphate dehydrogenase assembly protein OpcA — MSPQLTLQSPLQLPPSEVPSYLEQLWLNDQPGNTGAKTFSLLVWQPAWVEQQLVRTGQIDGPIIGSQSQELIQAARQAVTEGDLPHSTPPLDSSVAAVLANRKGNQHGEDLRGQHIDAAISALEPRRLITLAPTLEKGHDLETLVAAYCPLPEEGGGNSACGDVVVLRGDHHALTDGLGILQPLLPAELPSWVWWNGSLDEAPELLERLAVTPRRLVIDTALGDPHRCIELLNAHVEAGRAVNDLNWLRLRTWREHLAMVFDPPHRRNALSHVDQLEIDVEGHHPVQGLLLAAWIADRLGWQLQATQTIKGEGIAAEFRRTDGTTVQFRLMPVPMGQPSIHPGQIVGVRLICKPDAQLEHAVCVILCAESGGCMRLEAGGMASMELIEEVVPMQVASVEMDVARLLAGGHNSTTPLLAAAAPLAAKLLS; from the coding sequence ATGTCCCCCCAGCTCACGCTTCAGAGCCCTCTGCAACTCCCTCCTAGTGAGGTCCCTAGCTATCTCGAGCAGCTCTGGTTAAACGATCAACCTGGCAACACAGGCGCCAAAACATTCTCCCTGCTGGTTTGGCAGCCGGCCTGGGTCGAACAGCAGCTGGTTAGAACCGGCCAGATTGATGGCCCGATCATTGGATCGCAGAGCCAAGAGCTCATCCAAGCTGCCCGCCAAGCCGTTACCGAAGGCGATCTACCCCACAGCACACCTCCTCTGGATTCAAGTGTTGCAGCAGTCCTTGCCAATCGCAAAGGCAATCAACATGGCGAGGATTTACGTGGGCAACACATTGATGCTGCCATCAGTGCCTTAGAACCCCGACGCCTGATCACACTGGCACCAACCCTCGAGAAGGGGCATGACCTCGAGACACTCGTGGCTGCTTATTGCCCATTACCAGAAGAAGGAGGAGGAAACAGCGCCTGCGGAGATGTGGTGGTGCTTCGCGGTGACCATCACGCCCTAACAGATGGGCTGGGAATCCTTCAACCTCTACTACCTGCAGAACTGCCCTCCTGGGTCTGGTGGAACGGCAGCCTGGACGAAGCCCCCGAATTGCTCGAGCGGCTGGCTGTGACCCCACGGCGCCTGGTGATCGATACAGCACTAGGAGATCCCCATCGCTGCATTGAGCTGCTCAATGCCCATGTGGAAGCAGGCCGAGCGGTGAATGATCTGAATTGGTTAAGGCTGCGCACTTGGCGAGAACACCTCGCAATGGTGTTTGACCCACCACACCGCCGCAATGCCCTTAGTCATGTTGATCAGCTCGAAATCGACGTTGAGGGTCATCACCCCGTCCAGGGGCTGTTGTTAGCCGCCTGGATCGCCGATCGACTGGGATGGCAATTACAAGCCACCCAGACAATAAAAGGGGAAGGCATTGCTGCCGAATTCCGCCGAACCGATGGCACCACTGTTCAGTTTCGCCTTATGCCTGTACCCATGGGGCAACCGAGCATTCATCCTGGCCAGATCGTGGGGGTCAGGTTGATCTGCAAGCCAGATGCACAACTCGAACATGCCGTTTGCGTGATTCTCTGTGCCGAATCTGGCGGCTGCATGAGACTCGAAGCAGGTGGCATGGCCAGCATGGAGCTGATTGAAGAAGTCGTCCCCATGCAGGTCGCCTCTGTAGAGATGGATGTAGCCAGACTCCTCGCTGGTGGCCATAACAGCACCACCCCCCTGCTTGCCGCTGCAGCCCCCCTTGCTGCCAAGCTGCTTAGCTAA
- a CDS encoding cobyrinate a,c-diamide synthase has translation MACVIAAPASGTGKTLLSLTLTAWARSRDLSLQPFKVGPDYLDPQQLTVASGRPCRNLDLLLCGPDWVQNSFHGFGAAADLALVEGVMGLFDGVGTSQQGSTAAVARHLQLPVVLVVDASGQAGSLAALVKGFRDHDPQLTLAGVVLNRVNSNRHKELLKEVLNSIEVKVLGCLPRDPELILPSRHLGLAPAHELERLEARLQAWSALAETHLDLTSFKTLLRAPTPAIDPIDALLGEKSIQSPQPLRPVAVAQDDAFHFRYPETKDCLEALGMPVLPWKPLEDEPLPAQAKGVILPGGFPEQYAASLSQCDRSMADLRAWYGRRPIYAECGGMLLLGQTLTDLEGQAHPMTGLLPFHAKKGSLQVGYRSLDGTEDSLVVRKGDRLIGHEFHRWELHPMGPNDGLKKPLDRPHMINKPSSLWQVQGWRVPQHKEGWSHQTLHASWVHLHWASCSMISRRWRAALEPQSIPATSDF, from the coding sequence ATGGCCTGTGTGATTGCTGCCCCAGCCAGTGGCACTGGAAAAACCTTACTAAGCCTCACCCTCACAGCCTGGGCACGCAGCCGTGATCTAAGCCTCCAACCATTCAAGGTGGGGCCCGACTATCTCGACCCGCAACAACTAACAGTTGCTTCCGGTAGACCCTGTCGAAACCTTGACCTACTGCTCTGTGGCCCCGACTGGGTGCAAAACAGCTTTCATGGCTTTGGTGCAGCTGCCGACCTTGCGCTGGTGGAAGGCGTCATGGGCCTATTCGATGGTGTCGGCACATCGCAGCAAGGCAGTACTGCTGCCGTAGCTCGTCACCTGCAACTACCAGTCGTGCTTGTCGTGGATGCAAGCGGCCAAGCAGGCTCCCTAGCGGCCCTTGTTAAAGGCTTCCGAGACCACGATCCACAACTGACTCTGGCCGGGGTGGTGTTGAACCGGGTCAATAGCAATCGCCACAAAGAATTACTGAAAGAAGTCCTCAACAGCATTGAGGTCAAAGTGCTCGGTTGCTTGCCCCGAGATCCTGAACTCATTCTTCCCAGCAGACATCTCGGCCTTGCCCCAGCCCATGAGCTTGAGCGATTGGAAGCTCGACTACAAGCCTGGAGCGCCCTCGCAGAAACTCATCTCGATCTAACGAGCTTCAAAACGTTGCTCCGCGCGCCTACACCGGCAATAGATCCAATTGATGCCCTGCTTGGAGAAAAGAGCATCCAATCACCACAACCCCTACGGCCTGTAGCAGTCGCTCAAGACGATGCCTTTCACTTTCGCTATCCAGAAACCAAAGATTGCCTTGAAGCTCTTGGGATGCCAGTCCTGCCCTGGAAACCACTGGAGGATGAACCCCTACCTGCACAAGCGAAAGGTGTGATCCTTCCAGGCGGCTTCCCCGAACAATATGCGGCGAGTCTTAGTCAATGTGATCGCAGCATGGCAGACCTACGAGCCTGGTATGGACGGCGCCCGATTTATGCCGAATGTGGCGGGATGCTGCTGCTTGGACAGACCCTCACTGATCTGGAAGGACAAGCCCATCCAATGACAGGCCTACTTCCTTTTCATGCCAAAAAAGGCTCTCTTCAAGTGGGTTATCGCAGCCTTGATGGCACTGAAGACAGTCTTGTTGTACGCAAAGGTGATCGACTGATCGGCCATGAATTCCACCGCTGGGAACTCCACCCCATGGGCCCTAACGATGGCTTAAAAAAACCTCTTGATCGACCACACATGATCAACAAGCCAAGCTCTCTATGGCAAGTTCAAGGGTGGCGGGTGCCGCAACACAAAGAAGGATGGAGCCATCAGACATTGCATGCCAGCTGGGTGCACCTCCACTGGGCGAGCTGCTCAATGATCTCCCGTCGATGGCGAGCCGCACTCGAGCCGCAATCAATCCCAGCAACAAGTGATTTCTGA
- a CDS encoding FAD-binding oxidoreductase, whose product MAFNQTEVVLGGIAHIPLVIGAFYIVKALFYRGQDGELAPFSFSYRQAAQRKSSSTTTSTEKPDTKSPPAQTAIPINLYKPKAPFEGTVLENYSLVKEGAVGRVNHITFDLAGSDPHLSYVEGQSIGIIPAGTDANGKPHKLRLYSIASTRHGDNLEGKTVSLCVRQLQYELDGKTIDGVCSTYLCDIKPGAKTKITGPVGKEMLLPDDEEANVIMLATGTGIAPMRAYLRRMFEPTERSKNGWKFRGKAWLFMGAPYTANLLYDEDFERYLREFPDNFIYTKAISREQQNPKGGRMYIQDRVMEYADQIFKMIENPKTHVYMCGLKGMEPGIDEAMTAAATAKGIDWSELRPQLKKAHRWHVETY is encoded by the coding sequence ATGGCTTTCAACCAAACTGAAGTAGTTCTCGGTGGAATCGCCCATATCCCTCTTGTTATTGGCGCTTTCTACATTGTCAAAGCACTCTTTTACCGAGGCCAAGACGGAGAGTTAGCTCCTTTTAGCTTTTCTTACCGCCAAGCAGCTCAAAGAAAATCATCATCGACAACCACCTCAACCGAAAAGCCTGATACCAAAAGCCCACCAGCTCAAACAGCGATACCCATTAACCTTTACAAGCCGAAGGCTCCCTTTGAAGGGACTGTTCTAGAGAACTACAGCCTGGTCAAAGAAGGTGCTGTTGGCAGGGTCAATCACATCACTTTCGACCTTGCCGGGAGTGATCCCCATCTCAGTTATGTAGAAGGCCAGAGCATTGGCATCATTCCTGCTGGTACAGACGCCAACGGCAAGCCCCATAAGCTCCGCTTGTATTCCATTGCCAGCACCCGCCATGGCGACAACCTAGAGGGCAAAACAGTCTCTTTATGTGTTCGTCAGCTCCAATACGAGCTAGATGGCAAAACGATCGACGGTGTCTGCTCCACCTATCTCTGCGACATCAAGCCTGGAGCCAAAACGAAGATCACCGGACCGGTAGGCAAAGAAATGCTTCTACCAGATGATGAAGAGGCCAACGTGATCATGTTGGCCACCGGAACCGGCATCGCTCCAATGCGGGCCTATCTTCGCCGCATGTTCGAGCCCACAGAGCGCTCCAAGAATGGCTGGAAATTCCGTGGCAAAGCATGGCTCTTCATGGGAGCTCCCTACACGGCCAACCTGCTTTATGACGAAGACTTTGAGCGTTATCTCAGAGAGTTTCCCGACAACTTCATCTATACCAAGGCCATCAGCCGTGAACAGCAGAATCCTAAAGGCGGCAGGATGTATATCCAAGACAGGGTTATGGAGTATGCCGATCAGATCTTCAAAATGATTGAGAACCCCAAAACCCATGTTTATATGTGCGGCCTCAAGGGCATGGAGCCTGGCATCGACGAAGCCATGACCGCAGCAGCAACTGCTAAGGGGATCGATTGGTCAGAGTTACGACCCCAGCTGAAGAAAGCTCATCGCTGGCACGTGGAAACCTATTAA
- a CDS encoding histidine phosphatase family protein: MTSRQLWIIRHGATEWALQGRHTGSTDLPLLPQGEEEAKALAPVLKGVTFAAVLSSPLQRAIRTCALAELEIPAEIMPELIEWNYGNYEGITTAEIRQTVPAWTIWDQGCPGGEHATAVQERCERIIEHALGISNNGDIVLFAHGHILRALTGTWLGLGAAAGRLFRLDTGSICILGFEREQRVITRWNALCTGTF; encoded by the coding sequence ATGACATCTCGTCAACTTTGGATCATCCGCCATGGGGCTACCGAATGGGCACTCCAAGGCCGTCATACCGGCAGCACCGACCTCCCCTTGCTACCCCAGGGGGAAGAAGAGGCGAAGGCTCTTGCTCCTGTGCTCAAAGGCGTGACATTTGCCGCTGTGTTGTCATCTCCCCTGCAACGAGCCATACGCACCTGTGCGCTGGCTGAGCTTGAAATACCTGCTGAAATCATGCCGGAGCTGATCGAATGGAACTACGGAAACTATGAAGGCATCACCACAGCAGAGATCCGTCAAACCGTTCCTGCGTGGACCATTTGGGACCAAGGTTGTCCTGGTGGCGAGCACGCTACTGCCGTGCAAGAGCGTTGTGAACGAATTATTGAACATGCCCTCGGCATCTCAAACAACGGTGACATCGTTCTCTTCGCCCATGGACATATCTTGCGAGCCCTGACTGGCACCTGGCTAGGTCTCGGTGCCGCAGCAGGCCGACTGTTCAGACTAGATACCGGCAGCATTTGCATTCTTGGTTTCGAAAGAGAGCAGCGCGTGATCACACGCTGGAATGCCCTCTGCACTGGCACGTTCTAA
- a CDS encoding GAP family protein: MADTTLWAELLAFGTGLALSPIHLGVLLLLLLGPKPIQRGSWFVTGWIVTTLVTVILLLTVGHSLVLDMTQGSHHRTALDLLGGGALISLGLKELLRSFAAGEEQPAWTHTIERFINLPLPLLIAVGALTELISPDDLFLFAKTSAVVLAASLPSWQEIVGLVFFTFGSSLLLLIPLVAVIIGRERVIPLLQSGKQLLFAKGDLIVGGVSFALGAYLGWQGISGLTIVI; this comes from the coding sequence ATGGCTGACACCACCCTATGGGCCGAACTATTGGCCTTTGGCACCGGCTTAGCTCTCTCGCCGATCCATTTAGGTGTCCTACTTCTCCTACTGCTAGGGCCTAAACCAATTCAGCGGGGAAGTTGGTTCGTTACTGGCTGGATCGTAACCACTCTGGTCACCGTCATCCTATTGCTGACTGTGGGCCACAGCTTGGTGTTGGACATGACCCAAGGCTCTCATCATCGAACAGCTCTCGACCTTCTTGGCGGAGGAGCTTTGATCTCGTTGGGATTAAAGGAGCTCTTGCGTTCGTTTGCTGCAGGAGAAGAACAACCAGCCTGGACCCATACGATCGAACGATTTATCAATTTGCCGCTGCCGCTTTTGATCGCCGTTGGTGCGCTAACAGAACTCATCAGCCCAGATGACCTCTTCCTGTTTGCCAAGACTTCAGCCGTGGTACTAGCCGCAAGCCTCCCCAGCTGGCAAGAAATCGTTGGCTTGGTATTTTTCACATTTGGCTCGAGCCTGCTGCTACTGATCCCACTGGTCGCCGTGATCATTGGCAGAGAACGCGTGATTCCCTTGCTGCAATCTGGGAAACAACTTTTATTTGCCAAAGGTGACTTAATCGTTGGTGGGGTGAGTTTTGCTCTAGGTGCCTACCTTGGTTGGCAAGGAATCAGCGGTCTGACGATTGTGATCTGA
- a CDS encoding divergent PAP2 family protein: MIVSDSSPSAWLGLLDNAVLAWGLAACGLAQLSKLIVELIFYRRWRPAVLLETGGMPSSHSALVTGTAAGVGWEMGFDHSGFALAATVAFVVMYDASGIRRAAGFTAARVNLLPVETWPTPPEKQLKESLGHTRFEVLVGSLIGPAVALPGLVFVGSPLHLSQLLGMTLG, encoded by the coding sequence ATGATTGTCAGCGATTCTTCCCCATCAGCGTGGCTTGGACTTTTAGATAATGCTGTCTTGGCTTGGGGGCTTGCCGCGTGTGGTTTAGCTCAGCTTTCCAAGCTGATTGTGGAGTTAATTTTTTATCGTCGCTGGCGACCTGCAGTGCTTCTTGAAACGGGTGGCATGCCTTCGAGCCATTCGGCCCTTGTAACTGGTACAGCAGCAGGTGTGGGATGGGAGATGGGTTTTGATCACTCAGGATTTGCTCTTGCAGCCACTGTGGCTTTTGTGGTCATGTATGACGCCAGTGGGATTAGACGTGCTGCGGGATTTACCGCAGCACGGGTGAATCTTTTGCCTGTGGAGACCTGGCCCACTCCACCAGAAAAACAGCTCAAAGAAAGCCTTGGTCACACTCGTTTTGAAGTGTTAGTGGGCAGTTTGATCGGCCCTGCAGTGGCTTTACCGGGATTGGTTTTTGTTGGTTCTCCACTCCATCTCAGCCAGTTATTGGGTATGACATTGGGGTGA
- a CDS encoding histidine kinase codes for MDGVKANQRQQLQLLLVAARHQLSRSDLRSMIQFLENEDCGFNVTLQMADPSEQPELLELHRLVATPALIKLSPTPKQVFAGSSIFQQLQNWITRWQQDIVVTGLGLSLRPTELDGSRTQRELQLEDQLLVLRQENETLIDRLNAQERTLRMVAHELRTPLTAAVLALQSQQLGQINIEHFQDVVKRRLDEIELLSKDLLEVKSTKWEDLFNPQNLDLGNIAAEAILELEKLWLDRNIEIRTDIPSDLPKVFADQRRMRQVLLNLLENALKFTEDGGEVSLTMLHRTSHWVQVSICDNGPGIPEDEQERIFLDRVRLPQTSVSTSGFGVGLSVCRRIVEVHGGKIWVVSEPDKGACFYLTVPVWQRNGQE; via the coding sequence TGGGGTCAAAGCCAATCAGCGACAACAGCTTCAGCTCCTGCTTGTAGCAGCTCGCCATCAGCTCTCCAGAAGCGATCTGCGATCAATGATCCAGTTTCTGGAGAATGAAGACTGCGGCTTCAATGTCACGCTGCAGATGGCTGATCCAAGTGAACAGCCGGAGTTGCTTGAACTGCATCGACTAGTGGCTACCCCTGCCCTAATCAAGCTATCGCCAACGCCAAAGCAAGTGTTCGCAGGCAGCAGTATTTTCCAGCAACTACAAAACTGGATCACTCGCTGGCAGCAAGACATCGTCGTCACTGGCCTGGGCCTGAGCTTGAGGCCAACAGAACTAGATGGGAGCCGCACTCAAAGGGAATTGCAACTGGAAGATCAGCTGCTGGTATTGCGCCAGGAGAACGAAACCCTGATCGACCGCCTCAATGCACAGGAAAGAACACTGAGAATGGTGGCTCATGAGTTAAGAACTCCTCTAACCGCAGCAGTCCTAGCGTTGCAGAGTCAACAGCTGGGGCAAATCAATATTGAACACTTTCAGGATGTCGTCAAACGGCGTCTTGATGAAATCGAATTGCTATCAAAAGACCTGCTGGAAGTAAAAAGCACGAAATGGGAAGACCTTTTCAATCCACAAAATCTTGATCTAGGAAATATCGCCGCTGAAGCGATCCTAGAGCTCGAAAAGCTATGGCTGGATCGAAACATCGAGATCCGTACAGATATTCCCTCCGACCTACCCAAGGTATTTGCTGATCAGAGGCGCATGCGACAGGTGCTGCTCAACCTGCTGGAAAATGCCCTGAAGTTCACTGAGGATGGCGGGGAAGTTTCACTGACCATGCTGCACCGCACAAGTCATTGGGTGCAGGTGAGCATCTGTGACAACGGGCCAGGGATTCCAGAAGATGAGCAAGAGCGGATTTTTCTTGACCGAGTGCGCTTGCCACAAACTTCAGTGTCAACATCTGGATTCGGAGTCGGCCTATCGGTATGCCGCCGCATCGTGGAGGTCCATGGGGGCAAAATCTGGGTTGTCTCAGAACCCGACAAGGGCGCATGCTTTTACTTAACAGTTCCAGTCTGGCAACGAAATGGACAAGAATGA
- a CDS encoding ATP-dependent DNA helicase, whose amino-acid sequence MTQSSLDPATVELTADQQQAAEAFSSWLDDANHGNPFVLSGFAGSGKTFLSMRLLRQVEDAGLCWTVVAPTHKAVGVLRQALDLEGLRPTWYPSTIHRLLRLKLKRQGDLELCESTEQTAQSLEQLGLVLIDESSMIDSTLLGLALQCAHPFRTRLVFVGDPAQLPPIGEAQSPVFSMHRACTATLQQVVRHQGPVLRLASRLRDGSLPCQSPPCFPLIEDELGRVGCMDQNNWLKRAQAALQSAAIQDNPDAARILCYTNRSLEQLVPHARRAIHGDMADQLPVLPGEVLIARKAVMAPASRSGAETGEEPDMVLGSNREVVVRDVTPERCDLAEFGLEGQSDWSVPVVDTLTAKVRAGELDLELRLQPPVGSEGRRLLDTTLQRLRVEAKAAGKSDGRSLWRRFFLLRDAFASLGPAAVLTVHRSQGSSFGEVFVAGDVFWPQDLSLRRQLVYVAVSRARTGVWLVGKTGAAAQSRWLDQLRSQSSDR is encoded by the coding sequence GTGACGCAGTCTTCTTTAGATCCTGCGACTGTTGAGCTCACCGCAGATCAGCAGCAGGCTGCCGAAGCGTTCAGTTCTTGGTTGGATGATGCGAATCATGGCAATCCCTTTGTTCTGAGTGGTTTCGCCGGCAGTGGGAAGACGTTCCTTTCGATGCGATTGTTGCGTCAGGTGGAGGACGCTGGACTGTGTTGGACAGTTGTTGCGCCAACTCATAAGGCTGTTGGTGTGCTTCGTCAGGCTCTAGATCTTGAAGGCCTCAGGCCCACCTGGTATCCCTCCACGATTCATCGGCTGCTTCGCCTGAAATTGAAGCGGCAGGGTGATCTTGAGCTGTGTGAGTCAACAGAGCAAACGGCCCAGTCTCTAGAGCAATTGGGCCTGGTTCTGATCGATGAATCTTCGATGATCGACAGCACCCTGCTGGGTCTTGCTCTGCAGTGTGCCCACCCCTTTCGGACACGTCTCGTTTTTGTAGGTGATCCTGCTCAACTGCCTCCTATCGGTGAGGCCCAAAGCCCTGTGTTCTCGATGCATAGAGCCTGTACAGCAACATTGCAGCAGGTGGTGCGTCATCAGGGCCCTGTGTTGCGATTGGCGAGTCGTCTTCGCGATGGCAGCTTGCCCTGTCAGTCCCCGCCATGCTTTCCCTTGATTGAGGATGAGCTGGGCCGGGTTGGATGCATGGATCAAAACAACTGGCTGAAGCGAGCTCAGGCTGCCTTGCAATCCGCGGCCATTCAGGATAACCCTGATGCAGCAAGGATTCTTTGCTACACGAATCGCAGCTTGGAGCAATTGGTTCCCCATGCAAGGCGGGCGATTCATGGTGATATGGCCGATCAGTTGCCGGTACTCCCCGGAGAGGTCTTGATTGCACGCAAAGCAGTCATGGCACCGGCTTCTCGTAGTGGTGCCGAGACTGGCGAGGAACCCGACATGGTGCTCGGATCAAACCGAGAGGTGGTTGTCCGTGACGTCACTCCGGAACGCTGTGATCTTGCAGAGTTTGGTTTAGAAGGCCAAAGCGATTGGTCTGTACCGGTGGTTGACACCCTGACGGCCAAAGTTCGAGCAGGTGAGCTGGATTTGGAGTTGCGTTTGCAGCCGCCAGTTGGTTCTGAGGGCAGACGTTTGCTCGATACCACGTTGCAAAGGCTCAGGGTTGAGGCAAAAGCGGCGGGCAAAAGTGATGGTCGCTCTTTATGGCGGCGTTTTTTTCTGCTTCGAGATGCCTTCGCATCATTGGGCCCTGCGGCGGTTCTTACCGTCCATCGCAGCCAGGGGAGCAGCTTCGGGGAAGTGTTTGTTGCTGGTGATGTTTTCTGGCCTCAAGATCTCAGCTTGAGACGACAACTGGTTTATGTGGCTGTTAGTCGTGCCCGTACAGGTGTGTGGCTTGTGGGGAAAACAGGAGCCGCCGCACAAAGTCGCTGGCTGGATCAACTCAGATCACAATCGTCAGACCGCTGA
- the zwf gene encoding glucose-6-phosphate dehydrogenase — MSTTITNPLRVGLRQERVIAPQCLVIFGASGDLTHRKLVPALFELYKQRRLPSEFALLGCARRPWSNEIFRQKMAEALGETINENHLAWDQFAAGLFYEPVDLQKPEDLIKLSHRLEEIDRLRATRSNRTFYLSVSPKFYGSGCKALANAGLLSDPKRSRVVIEKPFGRDYASAQSLNQIVQSCGQENQIFRIDHYLGKETVQNILVLRFANTIFEPIWNRNYISSVQITAAETVGVEERANYYESSGALRDMVQNHLTQMLAITTMEPPGRFDPEAIRNEKAKVLLAARLADELEPWNCCIRGQYAPGGTKEAPIAGYRQEPGVDPSSTTETYVAMKLFIDNWRWQGVPFYVRTGKRLAKRLSEVVLTFREAPVHLFDAAGGSPTANQLILRIQPDEGAEWRFEVKSPGSGMRSRPVEMEFSYDESFGEPSDEGYVRLLADAMLSDPTLFTRSDEVEAAWRLYTPLLELIEDSPWQLPIHPYESRTWGPAAADTLLANDGLLWRRP; from the coding sequence ATGAGCACCACGATCACCAACCCTTTACGGGTTGGACTACGTCAAGAGCGGGTTATCGCTCCGCAGTGCCTAGTCATCTTTGGTGCAAGTGGCGACCTGACCCACCGAAAATTGGTTCCAGCCCTTTTCGAGCTATACAAACAACGGCGGCTACCGAGTGAATTCGCCCTACTTGGCTGCGCGCGACGTCCTTGGAGCAACGAAATATTTCGCCAAAAAATGGCTGAAGCCCTCGGCGAGACTATCAACGAAAACCATCTTGCTTGGGATCAATTCGCCGCTGGTCTTTTTTACGAACCTGTCGATCTACAGAAGCCAGAAGACCTCATCAAACTCAGCCATCGGCTGGAAGAGATTGATCGACTCCGCGCCACCCGCAGCAATCGCACCTTCTATCTTTCGGTGTCACCAAAGTTCTACGGCAGTGGCTGCAAAGCTCTTGCTAATGCCGGTCTTCTAAGTGATCCCAAACGCAGTCGAGTGGTTATCGAAAAACCATTCGGGCGTGATTACGCCAGTGCTCAGTCTTTAAATCAAATCGTCCAAAGCTGTGGCCAAGAGAATCAAATCTTCCGCATCGACCACTACCTCGGCAAAGAAACAGTCCAGAACATCCTTGTGCTGCGATTCGCAAATACCATCTTTGAACCAATCTGGAACCGGAATTACATCTCCAGCGTTCAAATCACAGCCGCTGAAACCGTAGGGGTTGAAGAACGAGCCAACTACTACGAATCGTCAGGGGCCCTGCGCGACATGGTGCAAAACCATCTCACCCAGATGCTGGCCATCACCACGATGGAACCGCCAGGGCGCTTTGACCCTGAGGCAATCCGCAATGAAAAAGCCAAGGTTTTGCTAGCGGCTCGCCTAGCGGATGAGTTGGAACCTTGGAACTGCTGCATCCGTGGCCAGTACGCACCTGGCGGCACCAAGGAAGCTCCGATAGCAGGCTACCGACAGGAGCCGGGTGTCGATCCCAGCAGCACCACCGAGACCTATGTAGCGATGAAACTTTTCATCGACAACTGGCGCTGGCAGGGAGTGCCCTTTTACGTTCGCACTGGCAAACGACTGGCAAAGCGTCTTAGTGAAGTGGTTCTCACCTTTCGAGAAGCACCCGTGCATCTTTTCGATGCCGCTGGGGGCAGCCCTACAGCGAACCAACTCATCCTGCGAATCCAACCGGATGAAGGAGCCGAGTGGCGCTTTGAGGTGAAGTCACCTGGTTCAGGCATGCGCAGCCGACCAGTAGAGATGGAATTCTCCTATGACGAATCCTTCGGTGAGCCATCCGATGAGGGATACGTCCGACTTTTAGCCGATGCCATGCTCAGTGACCCAACTTTATTCACCCGCAGTGATGAGGTTGAAGCAGCGTGGCGCCTTTACACCCCTCTCCTGGAACTGATTGAAGACAGCCCATGGCAATTGCCCATTCATCCCTATGAATCACGTACCTGGGGGCCCGCTGCTGCCGATACCCTGCTTGCCAATGACGGATTGCTCTGGCGCCGACCCTGA
- a CDS encoding SRPBCC family protein, with product MVPIQDLQPRSGSVLIASPESVSVKRQAIEQTMERLPHGARRLAVQLRTPIKESLLWDVLTDYDKLSEFIPNLASSTVLERTGNRVWLNQVGSQQLLGLRFSAQVQLELVEYRAEGKLQFHLLKGDFRRFEGSWIMRELAEGTSTSLLYELTVQGCIGMPVALIEQRLRDDLTANLLAVEMEGLRRQSLV from the coding sequence GTGGTACCTATCCAGGATCTTCAACCACGTTCGGGTTCCGTGCTCATAGCCTCACCAGAGTCGGTCTCTGTGAAGCGACAGGCCATCGAGCAGACGATGGAACGCTTGCCTCATGGGGCGCGACGACTTGCGGTCCAGCTGAGGACGCCGATCAAAGAGTCTTTGCTATGGGACGTTCTGACCGATTACGACAAACTTAGTGAATTCATCCCAAACCTTGCCAGCAGCACAGTGTTGGAACGCACTGGCAATCGAGTGTGGCTGAACCAGGTGGGTTCTCAACAGTTGCTGGGGCTGAGGTTTTCAGCTCAGGTTCAGTTGGAGTTGGTGGAATATCGAGCTGAGGGCAAGTTGCAGTTCCATTTGCTTAAAGGGGACTTCAGACGTTTTGAGGGAAGTTGGATCATGCGTGAGCTGGCTGAGGGAACGTCAACTTCCCTTCTCTACGAGCTCACTGTTCAGGGCTGCATTGGTATGCCAGTTGCCTTGATTGAACAGCGATTGAGAGATGATCTCACTGCAAATCTACTTGCAGTGGAGATGGAGGGCTTGCGTCGCCAGTCCTTGGTTTGA